In Bacillota bacterium, the sequence CCACCTGCTCGGTCAGGTCCCGCACCTCGGTCAGCGCCCGTTTGCGGTCCTGAAAGCGGGCGCCGATTACCGGTACGCCATTAATCAACGCTAGGGCTGCTCCCGAGTACATGACCATCCTCCTCCACGCTTCATTCTATGAACGCGGAGCAGGTATTGTTAGTGATAATTACCTGGTGATGCAATGTTTTCCAGTATACATTATACTTTATTACTCAGTAGGCTGACTTGGGCGCGCCCATCCGGTATTTACCCTGGGTATCAAGCCCCCCGATTCCCGGATACCGGGTGATCGTGGCTTCAATGACCTCTTTAAGCACAATGGCTTTGTTCACAGGCGTATAGGCCACCTTTTCCACCACAAACACCGGGTCGAAGGCGTGGATCAGCACTCTCTCCGGGGCGCTGGCGAAGTTGGCCCCGGCCTCCAATATGGCTTCGTAGAAAGACTGGCATGCTCCGGCAAAGACCACCAGGTCATCCCGGCTCTGTTCATAATCCCGGGCCACCTTGACCGCTTCCACGAAATACCTGGAGTTGCGGTAGTTGTCCATGTCCCGGAAGTCTTTGCTCCCCTTCTTAAAAGCGTCATGTCCGGTGAGTACCAAGATGTCGGGACGGTACTCCCGCAACAGGCCGGCTACTTCCTCCGGCTGCCTTGATTCGCGGACGAAGTAACCCTTGAAGGGCACCTTCAACTGGCGATAGGTGGTGCTGCACAGTTCAAGGTAGTCCTGGTCCCCGTCCAGGTGCAGCACTTTTCCCGGCACGTCGAAGGTGGCTACTTTGTCCCCCCGATTCGTAAAGTCCCCCTGGTGTTCCGGGTCCCGGCGCTGAAAGCAGCGGTTCACGCACTCATTGCCCAAAGTGAGCATCTTCCGCCAGTATTCGGCCACCTTGTCCGCACTGATTTTCTCCAAATCCAAAACCGGAGCATCCGCAAAAAGCCGCATGTCCACTCCCCGCAGGTGGGCATAGTCCCGCCCGTCCAGGGTGTAGATTTCGACCACCTTAAAATAGAGGTCCAGACCGTAGGATCGGCGGCCTACAATATCTCCCGCCCGGATGTCGCTCACGATGCCAACTCCTCCCTTAATTTGAATAATTCATCATATGAGGGCGTGTGATCTTTGGGGAACCGCAAAGCACAGGTTTGCCTTGCTTTCCATATATTAACAAGCAGAGGAGGAGGGGATGGAACGGTGCTTTGCGCAGTGATACCCGTGCAAAACGAAGCTTTACGCCTGAATGAGGTTCTCCATAACATCCTGACCCTGCCCATCGATTTCGTCTTGCCCGTGGTGAACGGCAGCCGTGACGGGTCGCGGGAGATCATCAGGCTATGTCCGCAAAAAGATCGTATCCAAGAGATACACTTCCAGAAGCCGCTGGGCATCGATGTGCCCCGGGCGGTGGGTGCGCTGCACGCCCATCAGATGGGCGCGGAGGCCGTGCTGTTTGTGGACGGGGACATGGCCGGCAACATCCGGCCCGTCCTGGAAAAACTGCTGCAGTCGGTCCAAAACGGCGCGGACCTGAGCCTGGTGGACTGCTATCCGGCACTTGACCGCGAAGTGGCGACCCCGGTGGTCAACGAACTGGTCGCGTTGAGAAAACTTTTGAACCAGTCCCTGGGGCTGACCGACCTGGGCACCGCCTCGCCTTCGCACGGACCGCACGCCGTTTCCCGGCGCTTGCTGGATTCCGTCCCTTTCCGGGAACTGGCGGTGCCGCCGGCGGCCCTGGTAGGAGCGACGCGTAAGGGGCTAAAGATAGGCGTTGCCGCCTCCATCCCCCACTGCGAACTGGGTTCGCCCGACCGGGGCCCCCATCACGCCCGGCTGATCGCCGAAACCATTATCGGGGACCATCTGGAGGCGTTCTGCGTTCTGAACAACAGAAACAGATCCCGCATCCGGGATGGGGTCACCTTCAATGGTTACCACCATACCAGGCGTTGGGACCTTCTTGAAGCAGAGATCAGCGGGGTAACCGGGAGAAAGGCCGGAGGGACAACTGGAAGACGTCCCTGAGGGGGGGCGGCCGCGACCGGGTGGTCGCCGGCCGACCCGTGCCCTTAGGCACGCTTACCCCGGTCCAACAACCAAACGGTAGCCGTTCCAAGCGGCTGCACCTTGCCGCCGCCGGCCGGCGGCCGGCGGTGGCCGGGGGCTCCGTAAGTGGACTCACTGAATTCTGGCTCCTGAATTCTGAATTCTGAATTCTGGCTCCTAGCTTCTACTTCGTGTGCCGGTCGGCGACCGAGGACGCCCCGTAGGCGTCCGGCTTGATCCGAGCGCGGAAACCACTCCCGGTGACCATGCCCACCACTTCCCGGATCAACTCCTTGGTGTCGCCGTGGGTGCCGGCGTCGATGTGAATCTCGACCTTCAGG encodes:
- the yabG gene encoding sporulation peptidase YabG — its product is MSDIRAGDIVGRRSYGLDLYFKVVEIYTLDGRDYAHLRGVDMRLFADAPVLDLEKISADKVAEYWRKMLTLGNECVNRCFQRRDPEHQGDFTNRGDKVATFDVPGKVLHLDGDQDYLELCSTTYRQLKVPFKGYFVRESRQPEEVAGLLREYRPDILVLTGHDAFKKGSKDFRDMDNYRNSRYFVEAVKVARDYEQSRDDLVVFAGACQSFYEAILEAGANFASAPERVLIHAFDPVFVVEKVAYTPVNKAIVLKEVIEATITRYPGIGGLDTQGKYRMGAPKSAY
- a CDS encoding glycosyltransferase produces the protein MLCAVIPVQNEALRLNEVLHNILTLPIDFVLPVVNGSRDGSREIIRLCPQKDRIQEIHFQKPLGIDVPRAVGALHAHQMGAEAVLFVDGDMAGNIRPVLEKLLQSVQNGADLSLVDCYPALDREVATPVVNELVALRKLLNQSLGLTDLGTASPSHGPHAVSRRLLDSVPFRELAVPPAALVGATRKGLKIGVAASIPHCELGSPDRGPHHARLIAETIIGDHLEAFCVLNNRNRSRIRDGVTFNGYHHTRRWDLLEAEISGVTGRKAGGTTGRRP